In Flavobacterium okayamense, a single window of DNA contains:
- a CDS encoding DUF2975 domain-containing protein: protein MNLKSSKTILTIMNVLFWIVFIGLLVETGTLLFSYVASLFISETATFKLYKAIDLSELQNKDVIQYHIIMISYIIMSGLKAFIAYKVVKLFGILKLEKPFTQETTKFVFDISSWVFVTGIFGAIINSNVRWVSKTIQEINIEWNVSEILFFAGLIYIIAVIMQRGTEIQDENDLTV from the coding sequence ATGAATCTAAAATCTTCAAAAACTATTTTAACTATCATGAATGTACTTTTCTGGATAGTATTTATAGGCTTACTAGTTGAAACAGGTACTCTACTGTTTAGTTATGTAGCAAGTTTATTTATTTCTGAAACCGCAACATTCAAATTGTATAAAGCAATTGATTTGAGTGAATTACAAAACAAGGATGTTATTCAATACCATATAATTATGATTTCCTACATTATAATGAGTGGTTTAAAAGCTTTTATAGCATATAAAGTTGTGAAGTTATTTGGTATACTAAAACTTGAAAAACCATTTACACAAGAAACCACAAAATTTGTATTTGATATAAGCTCTTGGGTTTTTGTTACTGGAATTTTTGGAGCCATAATAAATTCAAATGTTCGTTGGGTAAGTAAAACTATTCAAGAAATTAATATTGAATGGAACGTTAGTGAAATTCTATTTTTTGCTGGTTTAATCTATATAATTGCAGTAATTATGCAAAGAGGAACCGAAATTCAAGATGAAAATGATTTAACCGTTTAG
- a CDS encoding DUF937 domain-containing protein, giving the protein MSGLLDIINSDLGKQIIGNISQQTGIDQNQAKDVVSSSLPELLGAMQGNMLSGDGASGLLGALTSGKHDGSILDNLGGFLGGGDFTDGNKILGHLMGDKLGAVETGISKKTGVDSSIIAKILPMLAPIIMGYLGKQAKNKNVSSTTDLGGLLGGLLTGATSGNNSSLGGSVLTSVLDQNGDGKLDASDAIAAVTKKKGGLGGLLGGLFGKK; this is encoded by the coding sequence ATGTCAGGACTTTTAGATATTATAAACAGCGATTTAGGCAAACAAATTATTGGTAATATTTCGCAACAAACAGGAATTGACCAAAACCAAGCAAAAGATGTAGTTTCTTCAAGTTTACCAGAACTTCTTGGTGCTATGCAAGGAAATATGCTTTCAGGTGATGGCGCTTCTGGATTATTAGGCGCTTTAACTAGTGGTAAGCACGATGGAAGTATTTTAGATAATCTTGGTGGATTTCTAGGAGGTGGTGATTTTACTGATGGAAATAAAATTTTAGGCCATTTAATGGGTGACAAATTAGGCGCTGTTGAAACAGGAATTAGTAAAAAAACTGGTGTAGATAGCAGTATAATTGCTAAAATTTTACCTATGCTCGCTCCTATCATCATGGGATATCTTGGCAAACAAGCTAAAAATAAAAATGTTTCTAGCACTACCGATTTAGGTGGTTTATTAGGTGGCCTTTTAACAGGTGCCACTAGCGGAAATAATAGCTCGTTAGGTGGAAGTGTATTAACTTCTGTTCTTGACCAAAACGGTGATGGTAAATTAGATGCTAGCGATGCTATTGCTGCTGTTACTAAGAAAAAAGGCGGTCTAGGTGGTTTACTAGGCGGATTATTTGGTAAAAAATAA
- a CDS encoding DUF6787 family protein, which translates to MKKLKERWNIKSNFQLVIIFIVFAITGSTAAYLSRPVTEAIGIHKDNLPYFLYLPIRLLLIFPLYQVLLVVIGTLFGQFQFFWWFEKKMLRSMKLGFIADFFEKKFENKD; encoded by the coding sequence ATGAAAAAACTTAAAGAACGCTGGAATATTAAAAGTAATTTTCAGCTTGTGATTATTTTTATTGTTTTTGCTATAACAGGTTCTACGGCTGCTTATCTATCAAGACCAGTTACAGAAGCAATAGGAATTCATAAAGATAATCTTCCTTATTTTTTGTATCTCCCCATTCGGCTTCTGTTAATTTTTCCATTATATCAAGTTTTATTAGTAGTAATAGGAACACTGTTTGGGCAATTTCAGTTCTTTTGGTGGTTCGAAAAAAAGATGCTTCGTAGTATGAAATTAGGTTTTATAGCTGATTTTTTTGAAAAGAAGTTTGAAAATAAAGATTAA
- a CDS encoding NADPH-dependent FMN reductase, whose translation MKIVGFAGSNSSTSINKKLVTYVTSLFANVEVEILDLNDYELPLFGVDLEKEIGQPELAAQFLQKMNSADLLVVSLAENNGNYSVAFKNIFDWASRQEKNVFQGKDMLLMSTSPGGRGGATVLEIAKNSFPRYGANILATFSLPKFYENFNVDENLISNPELQKEIQQIVTKISK comes from the coding sequence ATGAAGATAGTAGGTTTTGCAGGCAGTAATAGTTCAACTTCAATTAATAAAAAATTAGTGACTTATGTTACAAGTTTATTTGCAAATGTTGAGGTTGAAATTTTAGATTTAAATGATTATGAATTGCCACTTTTTGGTGTCGATCTTGAAAAAGAAATAGGCCAGCCCGAATTAGCAGCTCAATTTCTTCAAAAAATGAATTCTGCCGATTTATTAGTAGTTTCATTAGCGGAAAATAATGGAAATTATTCGGTTGCTTTTAAGAATATTTTTGATTGGGCGTCCCGACAAGAAAAAAATGTTTTCCAAGGGAAAGACATGTTACTAATGTCAACTTCGCCAGGAGGTCGAGGTGGTGCAACAGTATTAGAAATTGCTAAAAATAGTTTTCCTAGATATGGCGCAAATATTTTAGCAACATTTTCTTTACCAAAGTTTTATGAAAATTTTAATGTAGATGAAAATCTTATTTCAAATCCAGAATTGCAAAAAGAAATTCAACAAATCGTAACGAAAATTTCAAAATAG
- a CDS encoding helix-turn-helix domain-containing protein, translating into MAIIVNLDVMMAKRKMSLNELSEKVGLTLANLSILKTGKAKAIRFSTLEAICEVLDCQPGDILEFREE; encoded by the coding sequence ATGGCAATTATTGTAAACTTAGATGTAATGATGGCAAAACGAAAAATGTCGTTGAATGAACTCTCGGAAAAAGTTGGGTTAACATTGGCTAATTTATCGATTTTAAAAACTGGAAAAGCAAAAGCTATTCGATTTAGTACATTAGAAGCGATTTGTGAAGTTTTAGATTGCCAACCTGGAGATATTTTGGAGTTTAGGGAAGAGTAA
- a CDS encoding 4Fe-4S dicluster domain-containing protein: MAIKITDECINCGACEPECPNTAIYEGADDWRWKDGTKLSGKVILPDGTEVDAEDAQTPFSDDVYYIVPGKCTECKGFHEEPQCAAVCPVDCCIPDDEHVESEETLLNRQSFLHNE, translated from the coding sequence ATGGCAATTAAAATAACTGACGAATGTATTAATTGTGGCGCTTGCGAACCTGAGTGTCCTAATACTGCAATATATGAAGGCGCTGATGATTGGCGTTGGAAAGATGGAACAAAATTAAGTGGTAAAGTAATTCTTCCTGATGGAACTGAAGTCGATGCTGAAGATGCACAAACACCTTTTTCAGATGATGTATATTACATTGTACCTGGAAAATGCACTGAATGTAAAGGTTTTCATGAAGAACCACAATGTGCTGCAGTTTGTCCTGTAGATTGTTGTATTCCCGATGATGAACATGTTGAAAGTGAAGAAACACTTCTAAACCGACAATCATTCTTGCATAATGAATAA
- the ychF gene encoding redox-regulated ATPase YchF, whose product MKAGIVGLPNVGKSTLFNCLSNAKAQSANFPFCTIEPNIGVVNVPDPRIVRLEELVKPERVQMATVDIVDIAGLVKGASKGEGLGNQFLGNIRECNAIIHVLRCFDNDNIVHVDGNVNPIRDKETIDIELQLKDLETVEKRLEKANKAAKVGNKEALVEQALLNKIKEALLQSKSARTVVPNGNDEEELFESFQLITAKPVLYVCNVDEASAVNGNKYVDQVRELVKDENAEVIILSVGAEADINELESYEERQMFLQDLGLSEPGSAVLIRAAYKLLNLQTYFTAGVKEVRAWTIKIGDTAPKAAGVIHTDFEKGFIRAEVIAYEDYSNYGSEAKVKEAGKLRVEGKEYIVKDGDVMHFRFNV is encoded by the coding sequence ATGAAAGCAGGTATTGTAGGCTTACCAAATGTTGGAAAATCAACACTTTTTAATTGTTTATCAAATGCAAAAGCGCAAAGCGCAAACTTTCCGTTTTGTACAATTGAGCCAAATATTGGTGTTGTAAACGTTCCAGATCCTCGTATCGTTAGATTAGAAGAATTAGTGAAGCCAGAAAGAGTTCAAATGGCTACAGTTGATATTGTAGATATTGCGGGTTTAGTAAAAGGAGCGAGTAAAGGTGAAGGTTTAGGTAATCAATTCTTAGGAAATATTCGCGAATGTAATGCAATTATTCACGTTTTACGTTGCTTTGATAACGATAATATTGTGCATGTTGATGGTAATGTAAATCCTATTCGCGATAAAGAAACTATTGATATCGAATTACAACTAAAAGACTTAGAAACAGTTGAAAAACGCTTAGAAAAAGCAAATAAAGCGGCTAAAGTTGGAAATAAAGAAGCTTTAGTTGAACAAGCGTTATTAAATAAAATTAAAGAAGCCTTATTACAATCTAAATCGGCTAGAACAGTTGTTCCGAATGGAAATGATGAAGAAGAATTATTTGAAAGTTTTCAATTAATTACTGCAAAACCAGTTTTATATGTTTGTAACGTTGATGAAGCATCAGCTGTTAACGGTAATAAATATGTAGACCAAGTTCGTGAATTAGTAAAAGATGAAAATGCAGAAGTAATTATACTTTCTGTTGGTGCTGAAGCTGATATCAATGAATTAGAAAGCTATGAAGAGCGCCAAATGTTTTTACAAGATTTAGGTTTATCAGAGCCAGGTTCTGCGGTTTTAATTCGTGCCGCTTATAAATTATTAAACTTACAAACGTATTTTACGGCAGGAGTTAAAGAAGTTCGTGCTTGGACAATTAAAATTGGTGATACTGCACCAAAAGCAGCTGGAGTAATTCATACCGATTTTGAAAAAGGATTTATCCGTGCTGAGGTAATTGCTTATGAAGATTACTCAAATTATGGTTCAGAAGCTAAGGTAAAAGAAGCCGGAAAACTTCGTGTTGAAGGAAAAGAATATATCGTTAAAGATGGTGATGTAATGCACTTCCGATTTAATGTATAA
- a CDS encoding zinc ribbon domain-containing protein, which yields MYCIECGAQIPDNSKFCSHCGKKQTEAEPSLKEKIAEVIIEKEITRQVIEAHKSSIDYLFLKKTMGWYLAWILFHLMLLLVFSGGAFESDNSNGGLSDFWPFDDYSGSRFARRYDITEFLVYTIFPLVILVIISLTRNTDTTDNGQTNANE from the coding sequence ATGTATTGTATAGAATGTGGAGCACAAATTCCAGACAACTCAAAGTTTTGTTCTCATTGTGGTAAAAAGCAAACAGAAGCCGAACCATCACTTAAAGAAAAGATTGCCGAAGTAATTATCGAAAAAGAAATTACACGACAAGTTATTGAAGCACACAAATCATCTATTGATTATCTGTTTCTAAAGAAAACTATGGGTTGGTATTTAGCCTGGATTTTATTTCATTTAATGCTGTTGCTTGTCTTTTCTGGAGGTGCATTTGAAAGTGACAATTCTAATGGTGGACTAAGCGACTTTTGGCCATTTGATGACTATTCAGGTAGTCGCTTTGCAAGACGCTATGACATTACAGAATTTTTAGTCTATACAATTTTCCCCTTGGTGATTTTAGTTATTATCAGCTTGACAAGAAATACAGATACAACGGACAACGGACAGACAAATGCTAACGAATAG
- a CDS encoding phosphoribosylaminoimidazolesuccinocarboxamide synthase, translating into MKTEQKFKTKTGFCHILTDKIVLTRDGVIGNVEELTTGKNIYRILTIYGVLAIFLLYYAYQRFENQEWFGTIMFGGIGIYLIYNIIKSSNYSATPVIERNKIKNVEFKPARKFLTRSYFKVDFEQNDGKTKSRMIMLPGSLNDGTNETEKALGIMKNVGLIK; encoded by the coding sequence ATGAAAACCGAACAAAAATTTAAAACTAAAACTGGATTTTGTCACATTCTGACTGACAAAATTGTTTTGACTCGAGACGGAGTAATCGGAAATGTTGAGGAATTGACAACTGGAAAAAATATTTATCGGATTTTGACCATTTATGGAGTTTTAGCAATATTTCTACTTTATTATGCATATCAAAGATTTGAAAATCAAGAATGGTTCGGAACTATAATGTTTGGCGGTATTGGAATTTATCTAATTTATAATATAATAAAAAGTTCAAATTATTCTGCCACACCAGTTATTGAGAGGAATAAAATAAAAAACGTGGAATTTAAGCCCGCTAGAAAGTTTCTAACAAGAAGTTATTTTAAAGTGGATTTCGAGCAAAATGATGGAAAAACAAAAAGTCGAATGATTATGCTTCCAGGTTCACTTAATGACGGAACAAATGAAACGGAAAAAGCACTCGGAATAATGAAAAACGTCGGACTAATAAAATAA
- a CDS encoding D-2-hydroxyacid dehydrogenase translates to MKILANDGISKSGVKALEKAGFEVITTKVAQEQVASFINTHDVKVLLVRSATKVKKDVIEACPGLKIIGRGGVGMDNIDVDFARQQGIHVINTPAASSESVAELVFAHLFSGVRFLHDSNRNMPLEGDTRFNELKKAYANGIELRGKTLGIIGFGRIGQAVAKMALGLGMRVIASDKYIGEAVIRVDFYNGQFINVDIKTEPIEDLLKESDFVTLHVPSQNGYIIGRDELKMMKDNVGIINAARGGVIDEVALVEALDEDRVLFAGLDVFENEPSPEMHLLMNPKISLTPHIGAATVEAQDRIGTELAEQIISLLKNN, encoded by the coding sequence ATGAAAATATTAGCAAACGACGGAATCTCAAAAAGCGGAGTAAAAGCATTAGAAAAAGCAGGTTTTGAAGTAATTACAACAAAAGTAGCTCAAGAACAAGTTGCTAGTTTTATAAATACGCACGACGTAAAAGTACTCTTAGTAAGAAGTGCTACTAAAGTAAAAAAAGATGTTATTGAAGCATGTCCTGGTTTAAAAATTATTGGACGTGGTGGTGTTGGAATGGATAATATTGATGTTGATTTTGCTCGTCAACAAGGAATTCACGTAATAAATACACCTGCTGCATCATCAGAAAGTGTAGCCGAATTAGTTTTTGCTCATTTATTCTCTGGTGTTCGTTTTCTTCATGACTCAAACAGAAATATGCCATTAGAAGGTGATACTCGCTTTAACGAATTGAAAAAAGCCTATGCAAATGGAATTGAATTACGTGGAAAAACTTTAGGAATTATTGGTTTTGGTAGAATTGGTCAAGCCGTAGCAAAAATGGCTCTTGGATTAGGAATGCGTGTAATTGCTTCCGACAAGTATATTGGGGAAGCGGTAATTCGAGTAGATTTCTATAACGGACAATTTATTAATGTTGATATTAAAACAGAACCAATTGAAGACTTATTAAAAGAGTCTGATTTTGTTACGCTTCACGTGCCTTCTCAAAATGGTTACATTATTGGTCGTGACGAGTTAAAAATGATGAAAGATAATGTTGGTATTATTAATGCAGCTCGTGGAGGTGTAATTGACGAAGTAGCATTAGTTGAAGCGCTTGATGAAGACAGAGTATTATTTGCTGGTTTAGATGTTTTTGAAAACGAACCTTCACCTGAAATGCATTTATTAATGAATCCAAAAATCTCTTTAACGCCTCACATTGGAGCAGCTACTGTTGAAGCACAGGATAGAATTGGTACAGAATTAGCAGAACAAATCATTAGTTTGTTAAAAAACAACTAA
- a CDS encoding acyl-CoA reductase — protein MLQNEIKESFIELGQFLSQFKKDSIEPNESVKNNDLFFERMTGLISQSQSYNGWFTPENIFFSLESWTNALTNENLSKWLSNYNFSNVKPKKVGLILAGNIPLVGFHDLISVLISGHNAIVKLSSNDQQLIKFMVDYLVALDDRFKSKVDFIDGKLENFDAVIATGSNNTARYFEYYFSSKPNIIRKNRNSVAILTGKETKEELINLGEDIFRYFGLGCRNVSKLFIPEDYDFKLFFEAMFTQGDVIHYEKYANNYDYNKAVFLMSNFKLLDNEFLLLKEDEGYASPIGTVFYEYYDSLEVINNRLNKDEDKIQCIVSKNLEKHHIPFGKTQKPELWDYADNVDTLTFLINL, from the coding sequence ATGTTACAAAATGAAATTAAAGAAAGTTTTATTGAATTAGGCCAATTCTTAAGCCAATTTAAAAAAGATTCAATAGAACCAAATGAAAGCGTAAAAAATAACGATTTGTTTTTTGAAAGAATGACCGGTCTTATAAGTCAATCTCAGTCATACAATGGTTGGTTTACTCCTGAAAATATATTTTTTTCATTAGAATCCTGGACAAATGCTTTAACTAATGAGAATTTATCTAAATGGTTGAGCAATTATAACTTCTCTAATGTTAAACCAAAGAAAGTTGGATTAATATTAGCTGGAAACATACCACTGGTTGGATTTCATGATTTAATTTCGGTTTTAATATCAGGTCATAATGCAATTGTAAAATTATCTTCTAACGATCAACAGCTCATAAAATTCATGGTTGATTATTTAGTAGCATTAGATGACCGCTTCAAATCTAAAGTTGACTTTATTGATGGAAAACTGGAAAACTTTGACGCAGTTATTGCAACAGGAAGTAACAATACAGCTCGTTATTTTGAATATTACTTTAGTTCGAAACCTAATATTATTCGTAAAAACAGAAATTCTGTTGCCATTTTAACTGGAAAGGAAACCAAAGAAGAATTAATAAATCTAGGTGAAGATATTTTTAGATATTTCGGATTAGGTTGCAGAAATGTTTCAAAATTATTCATTCCTGAAGATTACGATTTTAAATTGTTTTTTGAAGCAATGTTCACACAAGGCGATGTTATTCACTATGAAAAATATGCTAATAATTACGATTACAATAAAGCTGTCTTCTTAATGAGTAATTTTAAACTTTTAGACAATGAGTTTTTATTATTGAAAGAAGATGAAGGTTACGCATCTCCAATTGGAACAGTTTTTTATGAATATTACGATTCACTAGAAGTAATAAATAATCGCTTAAATAAAGACGAAGATAAAATTCAGTGTATTGTTTCTAAAAATTTAGAAAAACATCATATCCCATTCGGAAAAACGCAAAAACCAGAGCTTTGGGATTATGCTGATAATGTTGATACTTTAACTTTTTTGATAAATCTGTAA
- the serC gene encoding 3-phosphoserine/phosphohydroxythreonine transaminase: MKKHNFSAGPSILPQEVFKKASQAVLDFNNSGLSILEISHRSKDFVAVMDEARALALELLGLEGKGYQALFLQGGASLEFLRVPYNLMKEGGKAAYLETGTWATGAIKQAKQFGETIVVATSKEENFSYVPKKYEIPSDVSYFHCTSNNTIFGTQMKEFPKTDIPLVCDMSSDIFSRKIDYSQFSLIYAGAQKNMGPAGTTLVIIKDGILNKTGRSIPSILDYSQHISKESMLNTPPVFAVYTSLLTMQWLKNLGGVDAIEKINETKANLLYKEIDRNPLFKGVAKTEDRSLMNVTFTLNNPEYQEIFDKMWKEANISGINGHRSVGGYRASIYNAMPIESVEVLINVMKDLENKI, from the coding sequence ATGAAAAAACACAATTTTAGTGCAGGACCTAGCATACTTCCTCAAGAAGTTTTCAAAAAAGCTTCACAAGCTGTACTAGATTTTAACAACTCAGGATTATCAATTTTAGAAATTTCTCACAGAAGTAAAGACTTTGTAGCGGTAATGGATGAAGCAAGAGCGTTGGCTTTGGAACTTTTAGGTTTAGAAGGTAAAGGTTACCAAGCTTTATTTTTGCAAGGAGGTGCTAGTTTAGAATTTTTAAGAGTTCCTTACAACCTTATGAAAGAAGGTGGTAAAGCAGCATATCTAGAAACCGGAACTTGGGCAACGGGTGCAATTAAACAAGCTAAACAATTTGGAGAAACAATTGTTGTAGCAACTTCTAAAGAAGAAAATTTCAGCTATGTACCTAAAAAATATGAAATTCCTAGCGATGTTAGTTATTTCCATTGCACTTCAAACAATACTATTTTTGGCACACAAATGAAAGAATTTCCAAAAACAGACATTCCGTTAGTTTGTGATATGAGTTCAGATATTTTTTCAAGAAAAATAGATTACTCTCAATTTTCTTTAATTTATGCAGGAGCTCAAAAAAACATGGGGCCTGCTGGAACAACTTTAGTTATAATTAAAGATGGTATTTTAAATAAAACAGGTAGAAGTATTCCTTCTATATTAGATTATTCGCAACATATTTCTAAAGAAAGTATGCTTAATACGCCACCCGTATTTGCTGTTTATACTTCACTATTAACCATGCAGTGGTTAAAAAATTTAGGTGGAGTTGATGCTATAGAAAAGATAAATGAAACCAAAGCAAATCTACTTTATAAAGAAATAGATAGAAATCCTTTATTCAAAGGTGTTGCTAAAACAGAAGATCGTTCATTAATGAATGTCACTTTTACACTCAACAATCCAGAATATCAAGAAATTTTTGATAAAATGTGGAAAGAAGCAAACATTTCTGGAATAAACGGACACCGTTCTGTAGGAGGTTATAGAGCATCTATCTACAATGCTATGCCAATTGAAAGTGTAGAAGTTTTAATAAATGTAATGAAAGATTTAGAAAATAAAATATAA
- a CDS encoding carboxypeptidase-like regulatory domain-containing protein, with translation MKRKILFFLLFVFSMSFAQNISIKIVVKDFETDTPIDEVTITALKTNQGFLTNSDGAVQINLTKHSIIEFTHSTYNSFSVKSESLTKKINIIYLDSKTQLLEEVVLTKDHPQDILKSLVETSKDKITIPANLKVYLREFYKRNDKFVFFNDGLVNFQIFGNSRKIETDILVEQNRAIGLLDGDIDDGVLGYNLNNIIENYYQFAYVDEILSKRARKDYDFQVKTYPLNEDYLVIRALPYDSANGVLSDFYVVYDIKKRIIMEVSAMITNKRLKLLEEEENSKIHKLEFKNVFKFEDGFYHLANSKEVIGFYKKYKGEKRKIEVKNNMVVTNFDKKMFEYDKKNIFTDKSLINRKTTVFTEYWEFDSGLIPTVKEKEIIQSLVALKDSIE, from the coding sequence ATGAAAAGAAAAATACTCTTCTTTCTTCTGTTTGTATTTTCAATGAGTTTTGCTCAAAATATATCAATTAAAATTGTTGTAAAAGATTTTGAGACAGATACACCAATTGATGAGGTAACGATTACTGCTTTAAAAACAAATCAGGGGTTTTTAACAAATTCAGACGGAGCAGTTCAAATCAATCTCACAAAACATTCCATCATAGAGTTTACACATTCTACTTATAATAGTTTTAGTGTTAAATCAGAAAGCCTCACCAAAAAGATAAATATTATTTATTTAGATAGTAAAACTCAACTACTAGAAGAGGTTGTACTTACAAAAGATCATCCGCAAGATATTTTAAAATCATTGGTCGAAACATCTAAAGATAAAATAACGATTCCAGCGAATTTAAAAGTCTATTTAAGAGAGTTTTACAAACGAAATGATAAGTTTGTGTTTTTCAATGATGGATTGGTGAATTTTCAAATTTTTGGCAATTCTAGAAAAATTGAAACGGACATTTTAGTGGAACAAAATAGAGCCATCGGACTTTTAGATGGAGATATTGATGATGGCGTTCTAGGATATAATCTTAACAACATTATTGAAAATTATTATCAGTTCGCTTATGTTGATGAAATCTTATCAAAAAGAGCAAGAAAAGATTATGATTTTCAAGTAAAAACATATCCTCTAAATGAAGATTATCTCGTAATTAGAGCCTTGCCATACGATAGTGCTAATGGAGTTTTATCTGACTTTTATGTTGTTTACGATATAAAAAAAAGGATTATTATGGAGGTTAGTGCGATGATTACCAACAAAAGACTAAAATTATTAGAGGAAGAAGAAAATTCGAAAATTCATAAATTGGAATTTAAAAATGTATTTAAATTCGAAGATGGTTTTTATCACTTAGCAAATTCAAAAGAGGTGATTGGTTTTTATAAAAAATATAAAGGCGAGAAAAGAAAAATTGAGGTTAAAAATAATATGGTCGTAACAAATTTTGACAAAAAAATGTTTGAATACGATAAGAAAAATATTTTTACAGATAAATCTTTAATTAATAGAAAAACTACTGTTTTTACTGAATATTGGGAATTCGATTCAGGATTGATTCCAACAGTAAAAGAAAAAGAAATTATTCAAAGTTTAGTTGCGCTAAAAGACTCCATAGAATAA
- a CDS encoding DUF6146 family protein, whose protein sequence is MKQYLFIVSLVFGLLFSCNSNKNISAKDEQPKLESDTVRIANDEIEYEVIIIDPAFTNWFNSNARPRSFYSQSFLEARNIVWVTEWNRRVIMPSQYNPNLYEMQINYNASTNYGFEVNYMIYNYLTFFQLHYNQRLGGYTPRR, encoded by the coding sequence TTGAAACAGTATTTGTTTATAGTATCACTTGTTTTTGGATTGCTTTTTTCATGCAATTCCAATAAGAACATTAGTGCAAAGGATGAACAACCTAAACTGGAAAGTGATACTGTTAGAATTGCAAACGATGAAATTGAATATGAAGTCATCATTATTGATCCCGCTTTTACAAATTGGTTCAATTCTAATGCGCGACCAAGAAGTTTCTATTCGCAAAGTTTTTTAGAAGCACGAAATATTGTTTGGGTAACCGAATGGAACAGAAGAGTTATTATGCCTTCGCAATACAATCCCAATCTTTATGAAATGCAAATCAATTATAATGCTTCTACCAATTATGGCTTTGAAGTAAATTATATGATTTATAATTATTTAACTTTTTTTCAACTCCATTACAACCAAAGATTAGGTGGATACACCCCAAGAAGATAA